The following coding sequences lie in one Agrobacterium vitis genomic window:
- the repC gene encoding plasmid replication protein RepC, giving the protein MERAATTPFGGGRVSGRVLARQARIGERQAALRQSEGANSSGRADKWQLLRALTEARAVYGLGDRTICLLEALVSFTTERELDGREPVIVFPSNRELAFRARGMAPATIRRHLACLVDAGMIFRRDSANGKRYCRRDETGEVEDAFGFDLAPFVLKAEEIYSAAESARAEAKQFRALRGEVTVLSRDISKIITLALEEGRAGDWESYLLCYQSFCKTRTRMKFSSDMQIFAQELRALLSKVENDYLSSLSEEEMSGNDRQNERHQQNSKSELQFDKNGKDHTTAEPVSSPLDQRRLAVSLKRLKTLCPQINDYAKDGISEWSDLIRAADTVRTMLGISPDAWLKAKQAMGEQAAAITVSVMLERAEAIRSAGGYLRTLTDKAEQGQFSVYPMLQALEKNLPRSKS; this is encoded by the coding sequence ATGGAACGAGCTGCAACAACGCCCTTTGGCGGCGGACGGGTGTCTGGTCGCGTCCTAGCGCGACAAGCACGCATTGGCGAACGCCAAGCTGCTCTGCGGCAAAGCGAAGGCGCAAATTCTTCTGGTCGCGCTGACAAATGGCAATTGCTTCGCGCGTTAACCGAAGCGCGTGCTGTTTATGGTCTGGGTGACCGGACAATTTGCTTGCTTGAAGCGCTTGTAAGCTTCACCACCGAGCGCGAGCTGGATGGCCGGGAGCCTGTTATCGTCTTTCCATCCAACCGGGAATTGGCTTTTCGTGCAAGAGGAATGGCGCCAGCGACCATACGCAGGCACCTGGCTTGCCTTGTCGATGCAGGCATGATCTTTCGGCGTGATAGTGCCAATGGCAAGCGCTATTGCCGGAGAGATGAAACTGGCGAAGTTGAGGATGCATTCGGCTTCGATCTAGCGCCGTTTGTGCTGAAAGCAGAAGAAATTTACAGTGCGGCCGAAAGCGCCCGTGCGGAAGCCAAGCAGTTCCGCGCCTTGCGAGGGGAGGTCACTGTTCTATCCCGGGATATTTCCAAAATAATCACACTCGCCCTTGAAGAAGGACGAGCAGGGGATTGGGAAAGCTATTTGCTTTGCTATCAGTCTTTTTGCAAAACGCGCACAAGAATGAAATTCAGCAGCGACATGCAAATTTTCGCGCAGGAGCTGCGCGCACTGTTGTCAAAGGTGGAAAATGATTACCTTTCAAGCCTGTCTGAAGAAGAAATGAGCGGCAATGATCGCCAAAATGAGCGTCATCAACAGAATTCAAAATCAGAACTACAATTTGATAAAAACGGCAAAGATCATACAACAGCGGAGCCGGTTTCATCTCCTCTCGACCAACGCAGATTGGCTGTAAGCCTGAAAAGGTTGAAAACGCTTTGCCCACAAATCAACGATTACGCCAAAGATGGGATTTCTGAATGGAGCGATTTGATCAGGGCGGCTGACACTGTTAGGACGATGTTGGGCATCTCCCCTGATGCATGGTTGAAGGCAAAACAAGCAATGGGTGAACAGGCCGCCGCAATTACCGTTTCGGTCATGCTTGAACGCGCCGAAGCAATTCGTTCCGCAGGCGGTTATCTTCGGACATTGACCGATAAGGCAGAGCAAGGGCAGTTCAGCGTTTATCCTATGCTGCAAGCGCTCGAGAAAAACCTACCGCGTAGCAAATCTTAA
- the repB gene encoding plasmid partitioning protein RepB: MIGKNRKSELRALFSDPGSGASSETAEPSVSQPTTSGEPRSADTVEEQPPAAPVARAASGAIKAMGLTLSSITREAEEARALRQAIDEGERVISLATDKIDASFVSDRLSDEERDDPDFIALVSSMRESGQQVPILVRRHPLNDDRYQVAYGHRRLSAAKRLGIAVKALIRPLSDDELVLAQGKENAERRNLTFIERALFAKALADRGFDRKVIGEALSVQKSELSRLIQVAESVPERFARAVGPAPKAGRERWMALGQLLSSEQGQVKAAGLVSTDGFRIAATDERFQKLFDTLSGKAPVERPEPEDIRGPDGRVFARIGRQGRRVKIEFLAEANPGFVDQFETRLAAAYAAYLDGEHD; this comes from the coding sequence ATGATTGGAAAAAACCGAAAAAGCGAGTTGCGCGCGCTGTTTTCCGATCCAGGATCGGGGGCAAGTTCAGAGACTGCGGAACCCTCTGTTTCGCAACCAACGACGTCCGGCGAACCGCGTAGCGCAGACACTGTTGAAGAACAGCCCCCCGCAGCGCCCGTGGCGCGCGCAGCCTCCGGGGCGATAAAGGCAATGGGATTGACGTTGTCCTCCATCACCAGAGAGGCGGAGGAAGCGCGTGCGTTGCGCCAGGCGATTGACGAGGGCGAAAGGGTCATTTCGCTTGCTACGGATAAGATCGATGCGTCCTTCGTTTCAGATCGTCTGAGTGATGAGGAACGAGACGATCCCGATTTCATCGCGCTGGTTTCCAGTATGCGCGAGAGTGGCCAGCAGGTTCCGATCCTCGTGCGGCGTCATCCTCTTAATGATGACCGCTATCAAGTTGCCTATGGTCACCGTCGCTTAAGTGCTGCCAAGCGCCTCGGTATCGCGGTCAAGGCGCTTATCCGGCCCTTGAGCGACGACGAGCTTGTGCTGGCGCAAGGCAAGGAAAATGCCGAGCGACGCAATCTCACCTTCATTGAGCGTGCCTTGTTTGCCAAGGCGTTGGCCGATCGTGGTTTTGATAGAAAAGTCATCGGTGAAGCGCTTTCGGTGCAAAAAAGCGAGTTGTCGCGGCTTATTCAGGTCGCGGAAAGCGTACCAGAGCGCTTTGCTCGTGCCGTTGGACCAGCTCCGAAGGCGGGTCGCGAGAGATGGATGGCACTTGGCCAATTGCTTTCGAGCGAGCAGGGGCAGGTGAAAGCGGCTGGATTGGTGTCTACAGACGGATTTCGGATCGCAGCCACAGATGAGCGGTTTCAAAAACTATTCGATACGCTGTCCGGTAAGGCTCCCGTGGAGCGCCCAGAACCTGAGGACATCAGGGGGCCAGATGGCCGTGTCTTCGCCCGTATTGGACGGCAAGGGCGGCGGGTAAAGATTGAATTTCTGGCGGAGGCCAATCCGGGGTTTGTCGATCAGTTCGAAACGCGTCTGGCGGCGGCTTATGCCGCCTATTTGGACGGCGAACACGACTAG
- the repA gene encoding plasmid partitioning protein RepA, whose translation MIMAVASSTATEQQETNLRPADETIAEDARALSAQLKAMRERLFAPSSRKTLRTFTSGEAARLVGVSDGYLRQLSLAGEGPAPVVGAGGRRYYSLSDIDALRHYLAEQAMIKGNVSKARSYVKWRDAERGEHLQIISVTNFKGGSGKTTSAVHLAQYLAMTGHRVLAVDLDPQASLSALFGYQPELDLVGNDTIYGAIRYDDEVRPLREIIRKTYFHNLDLLPGNLELQEFEHVTPRALAERKTGDAKSLFFARVQNALHSVADDYDVVVIDCPPQLGYLTLSALCASTSVIVTVHPQMLDVASMSQFLFMTSDLLGVVREAGGTLNFDFLRYLVTRFEPNDGPQAQIVGFLRSLFGERVLTSPMVKSTAISDAGLTKQTLYEVGRENFSRGTYDRAIEALESVNAEIEQLIHTAWGRKE comes from the coding sequence ATGATCATGGCGGTTGCGTCCAGCACGGCGACTGAACAACAGGAGACGAATTTGCGCCCCGCCGATGAGACCATTGCCGAAGACGCGCGCGCCCTTTCAGCCCAGCTGAAGGCCATGCGGGAGCGGTTGTTTGCGCCATCGTCGCGCAAAACCCTGCGGACTTTCACATCTGGGGAGGCGGCACGTCTCGTAGGAGTCTCGGACGGCTATTTGCGGCAATTGTCGCTTGCCGGTGAAGGCCCTGCGCCAGTCGTTGGGGCAGGGGGGCGCCGTTACTATTCGCTCTCTGATATTGACGCTCTGCGCCATTACCTGGCGGAACAGGCGATGATAAAAGGCAATGTTTCCAAGGCCCGTTCCTATGTGAAATGGCGTGATGCCGAACGTGGCGAGCATTTGCAGATCATTTCCGTGACAAATTTCAAGGGTGGCTCCGGTAAAACCACCTCGGCCGTCCATCTGGCGCAATATCTGGCCATGACCGGGCACCGGGTTCTAGCGGTCGATCTCGATCCGCAGGCATCACTGTCGGCTTTGTTCGGCTATCAGCCGGAACTCGATCTGGTCGGCAATGACACGATTTATGGCGCCATTCGCTACGACGATGAAGTCAGGCCGTTGCGGGAGATCATCCGCAAGACCTATTTTCACAATCTCGATTTGCTGCCCGGCAATCTGGAATTGCAGGAATTTGAGCATGTGACGCCGCGTGCTTTGGCGGAGCGAAAGACGGGCGATGCCAAGAGCCTGTTTTTCGCCCGTGTCCAGAATGCCTTGCACAGCGTGGCGGATGATTATGATGTCGTGGTCATCGATTGCCCGCCGCAGCTTGGGTATCTGACATTGTCGGCGCTTTGTGCATCGACATCGGTGATTGTCACCGTACATCCGCAAATGCTGGATGTGGCGTCCATGAGCCAGTTCCTGTTCATGACATCGGATCTTCTCGGGGTCGTGCGTGAAGCGGGCGGCACGCTGAATTTCGACTTTCTGCGCTATCTTGTGACCCGGTTTGAGCCGAATGATGGCCCTCAGGCGCAAATTGTCGGTTTTCTGCGGTCGCTGTTCGGGGAACGAGTGTTGACCTCTCCGATGGTCAAATCCACGGCGATTTCCGATGCCGGATTGACCAAACAGACGCTTTACGAAGTCGGGCGCGAGAATTTCAGTCGCGGTACTTACGACCGGGCGATTGAAGCGCTGGAATCGGTAAATGCCGAAATCGAACAGTTGATCCACACGGCGTGGGGACGCAAAGAATGA
- the eutC gene encoding ethanolamine ammonia-lyase subunit EutC — MSNSVDFDPFARFRSATRARIGLGRAGDAMPTQAVLEFQLAHARARDAVHGEVDFEKLATALAPVKTVLVHSLAKDRATYLTRPDLGRMPDSHDLPAPGKTYEIAFIIADGLSAAAVERHAASVYEATVRRLGGFSVAPVVLGKQARVAFGDEAAAAFGAQVAIVLIGERPGLSVPDSLGAYITFGPRKGRRDSERNCISNIHDDGLSYESAAEKISWLVKEALRLKLSGVDLKENAVDGISLPHGAKSLT, encoded by the coding sequence ATGAGCAATTCCGTCGATTTCGACCCGTTTGCAAGGTTTCGCAGCGCCACTCGGGCGCGCATAGGCCTTGGCCGTGCAGGCGATGCGATGCCAACACAGGCCGTTCTGGAGTTTCAACTGGCCCATGCCAGGGCGCGCGATGCCGTCCACGGAGAAGTGGATTTCGAGAAACTGGCGACAGCGCTGGCACCCGTTAAAACTGTTCTGGTTCATTCCTTGGCAAAAGATCGGGCGACATATCTGACGCGCCCCGACCTTGGACGTATGCCGGATAGCCATGACCTTCCGGCACCGGGCAAGACCTACGAAATTGCCTTCATCATCGCGGATGGCCTTTCTGCTGCCGCAGTGGAGCGCCATGCCGCATCGGTCTATGAGGCCACGGTGCGCCGGCTCGGAGGGTTTTCAGTCGCCCCGGTCGTCCTTGGAAAGCAGGCGCGTGTCGCTTTCGGTGATGAAGCCGCGGCGGCCTTCGGCGCGCAAGTTGCTATCGTTCTGATTGGAGAGCGGCCGGGTCTTAGCGTTCCTGATAGTCTTGGCGCGTATATTACGTTTGGGCCGCGTAAAGGACGGCGCGATAGTGAGCGCAACTGCATTTCCAATATTCATGACGACGGATTGTCTTATGAATCGGCGGCGGAAAAGATTTCCTGGCTGGTGAAGGAGGCCTTACGGTTGAAACTCTCAGGTGTCGACCTGAAGGAAAACGCCGTGGATGGTATCTCACTCCCGCATGGCGCGAAATCGTTGACCTAA
- a CDS encoding ethanolamine ammonia-lyase subunit EutB yields MASYSIILGRQRHVFDDLKSLMACASPPKSGDQLAGIAASSNERRVAARYVLADLPLKTFLQDMLIPYEIDEVTRLIIDSHDVAAFAPVSHMTVGQFRDWLLSYEATSEVLAALAPGLTPEMVAAVSKLMRNHDLITVAAKCSVITAFRSTIGLSGRLSSRLQPNHPTDDPEGVAGSTLDGLLYGVGDAVIGINPASDNLEACTRLMHLFDKLRDRFEIPTQSCVLTHVTTSIQAIEAGAPLDLVFQSVAGTQAANKGFGVDLAVLREGREAALSLKRGTVGDNVMYLETGQGSALSADAHHGVDEQTLEVRAYAVAREVKPLLVNTVVGFIGPEYLYDAKQIIRAGLEDHFCGKLLGVPMGVDVCYTNHAEADQDDMDNLMVLLTVAGVNFLIAVPGADDVMLNYQSLSYHDIVGLRHQFNRPPAPEFEAWLKRMGMIDRSGRLAPLPQSNAFSRNLLSYKASA; encoded by the coding sequence ATGGCATCTTATTCGATCATCCTTGGGCGGCAACGCCATGTATTTGACGATCTGAAAAGTCTGATGGCCTGTGCTTCCCCACCGAAGTCCGGGGATCAATTGGCCGGGATTGCCGCAAGCAGCAATGAGCGCCGGGTCGCGGCCCGCTATGTGCTTGCCGATCTTCCCTTGAAGACTTTTCTTCAGGATATGCTGATTCCCTATGAGATCGACGAGGTTACCCGGTTGATCATCGATAGCCATGACGTCGCAGCGTTTGCGCCTGTCTCCCATATGACCGTTGGTCAATTTCGTGACTGGCTGCTGTCTTATGAGGCAACAAGCGAAGTTCTGGCAGCGCTTGCCCCCGGACTGACACCGGAAATGGTAGCGGCTGTTTCCAAGCTGATGCGTAATCACGATCTGATCACGGTTGCGGCGAAATGCAGTGTTATCACCGCATTTCGCTCGACAATCGGGCTTTCGGGCCGGCTTTCCAGTCGGTTGCAGCCCAACCATCCGACCGACGATCCGGAGGGGGTGGCTGGCTCAACCTTGGATGGTCTGCTCTATGGTGTTGGTGATGCGGTGATCGGCATCAATCCGGCCAGTGATAATCTCGAAGCCTGTACAAGGTTGATGCATCTGTTCGACAAACTCAGAGACCGCTTCGAAATACCGACGCAGTCCTGTGTCCTGACCCATGTAACAACCTCGATCCAGGCGATCGAGGCAGGCGCCCCGCTCGATCTCGTCTTTCAATCGGTGGCGGGGACGCAGGCTGCTAACAAGGGTTTTGGCGTCGATCTCGCGGTTTTACGTGAGGGGCGCGAGGCCGCGCTGTCGTTGAAACGTGGCACCGTTGGTGACAATGTCATGTATCTGGAGACCGGGCAGGGCAGCGCGTTGTCGGCTGATGCCCATCACGGCGTCGATGAACAGACGTTGGAGGTTCGGGCTTATGCCGTGGCGCGGGAGGTCAAGCCGCTGCTGGTCAATACAGTTGTCGGCTTCATTGGGCCGGAATATCTTTATGATGCCAAGCAGATTATTCGCGCCGGTCTTGAAGATCATTTCTGCGGCAAATTGCTCGGCGTGCCGATGGGCGTCGATGTCTGCTATACCAACCATGCCGAAGCTGATCAGGATGACATGGACAACCTGATGGTGCTCCTGACCGTAGCGGGCGTGAACTTCCTGATTGCCGTGCCGGGTGCAGACGATGTCATGCTCAATTATCAAAGCCTGTCCTATCATGATATTGTCGGTCTTCGTCACCAGTTCAACCGTCCGCCCGCGCCGGAGTTCGAAGCCTGGCTGAAGCGGATGGGGATGATTGATCGATCCGGTCGACTGGCGCCATTGCCCCAATCCAATGCTTTTTCTCGTAACCTTCTATCTTACAAGGCATCGGCATGA
- a CDS encoding lipocalin-like domain-containing protein, whose amino-acid sequence MNANIRRFMIFVLALLLGGNPVFAQGFAGLGAKAGDGFALPQPGQPLAFPMDHGPHQNYRIEWWYVTANLTGPDGRDYGVQWTLFRSALKPGEAEGWNSPQIWMGHAALTTKDHHYATEKFARGGIGQAGVALGPFSAWIDDWSLTTRPQTVNTGDALSSLTMKAKGADFSYDLALQATGPLVAQGDHGYSVKSAEGQASYYYSQPFYEVNGILNLPDGPVPVTGKAWLDREWSSQPLSADQKGWDWFSLHFDDGAKLMGYHLRGKGDDYTVSTWITPQGVPEPMRPGALKLTVVKQTQVAGRTMPVEWQLELPEKAMSIRTTPVNAQSWMPLAFPYWEGPIRFSGSHAGTGYLEMTGY is encoded by the coding sequence ATGAACGCTAACATTCGTCGGTTCATGATTTTCGTTCTGGCGCTGCTGCTTGGCGGTAATCCGGTTTTCGCCCAGGGCTTTGCCGGTCTTGGTGCGAAGGCTGGCGATGGTTTCGCCTTGCCGCAGCCAGGCCAACCGCTTGCGTTTCCAATGGATCATGGCCCGCACCAGAATTACCGGATCGAGTGGTGGTATGTGACAGCCAATCTGACCGGGCCGGATGGGCGTGATTACGGAGTCCAATGGACGCTGTTTCGTTCAGCATTGAAACCGGGCGAGGCGGAGGGCTGGAACAGTCCACAAATCTGGATGGGCCATGCGGCCTTGACAACGAAGGACCATCATTACGCTACGGAAAAGTTTGCGCGTGGAGGAATAGGTCAGGCGGGCGTGGCGCTTGGGCCGTTTTCCGCCTGGATCGATGATTGGTCGCTCACGACAAGACCACAGACCGTAAACACTGGCGATGCCCTGTCCTCCTTGACCATGAAGGCCAAGGGCGCCGATTTTTCCTACGATCTCGCCCTGCAGGCCACAGGTCCTCTGGTGGCGCAGGGAGATCATGGCTACTCTGTGAAATCAGCGGAAGGGCAGGCGAGCTATTATTATTCCCAGCCCTTTTATGAGGTGAACGGTATCTTGAACCTGCCTGACGGCCCTGTCCCTGTGACGGGCAAGGCTTGGCTGGATCGGGAATGGTCTTCGCAGCCTCTTTCCGCCGACCAGAAAGGCTGGGATTGGTTCTCCCTCCACTTCGATGACGGCGCAAAACTGATGGGTTATCATCTGCGTGGCAAGGGTGACGATTATACCGTCTCCACCTGGATCACGCCACAGGGTGTGCCGGAGCCAATGCGCCCCGGTGCGCTCAAGCTGACGGTGGTAAAACAAACGCAGGTTGCGGGTCGCACCATGCCAGTGGAGTGGCAACTGGAACTGCCCGAAAAAGCCATGTCGATCCGCACCACGCCCGTAAACGCGCAAAGCTGGATGCCACTGGCGTTTCCCTATTGGGAAGGCCCGATCCGCTTTTCGGGCAGCCATGCTGGTACCGGTTATCTTGAAATGACCGGATATTGA
- a CDS encoding FtsX-like permease family protein translates to MLRTAFLALLSHWRRKPLQLAMLLLGLSLATALWSGVQAINAEARASYARAAAMLGQNRLSDIQSKDGRPIPISTYVALRRAGLLVSPVLEGEMRLGTFRLRLIGIDPLTIPSVAQPVDLRGDGNINRFLLPPGQIAVSQATADALQGQSLPPLDIVKDIPFATGFTDIGRAQALLAKRDGLTRLIVSPEQPISQQQLAVLAPELRLKSPDGEGDLARLTDSFHLNLTAFGLLSFVVGLFIVYAAVRLAFEQRRPTFRTLRSLGLSASALMLLLFLELLVFALAAGVAGVALGYVVASALLPDVALTLRGLYGADVPGTLAFRPQWWATGIGIAVVGTLASAGQSLWQVWRMPLLAPAQPRAWAIASERAWFLQALASAVLFAVTLILMKFGNGLVAGFATLGALLLASALALPVILVPVLRLMQVLAKRPVWQWFWADTRQQLPSLSLALMALLLALSANVGVGTMVSSFRLTFVGWLDQRLAAELYVTARNDGETERLQAWLAPRVKAVLPIWNTQGEVGSKTVVIHGVVDDATYRDHWPMLAATPDVWDRLALGEGALINEQMMRREGLAVGDEITLPGGWKPRILGVYSDYGNPNEDVIVAQSELVSRFSDLSRLRFGLRIRPEQTSALREALMTEFGLPPDNVVDQAVIKARSLAIFEKTFAVTAALNVLTLGVAGLAMFASLMTLSGMRLPQIAPVWAMGLTRRAITGLELARTLILAGFTLVAALPVGLGLAWVLLAVVNVEAFGWRLPMHVFPVQWLWLGGFALLASLLSALIPLAGIARLKPSDLLKVFANER, encoded by the coding sequence ATGCTGCGCACGGCTTTTCTGGCTTTGCTGTCGCATTGGCGGCGCAAGCCGCTTCAATTGGCCATGCTGCTCCTCGGTTTGTCGCTGGCGACAGCACTTTGGTCGGGGGTGCAGGCGATCAATGCGGAGGCGCGGGCCTCTTATGCGCGGGCGGCCGCGATGCTTGGGCAAAATCGCCTGTCGGATATCCAAAGCAAGGATGGCAGGCCCATCCCCATCTCGACCTATGTCGCGCTGCGGCGGGCGGGGCTGCTGGTTTCCCCGGTTCTTGAAGGAGAGATGCGACTTGGCACGTTTCGCCTGCGGTTGATCGGCATAGATCCCCTAACGATCCCGTCGGTCGCCCAGCCAGTCGATTTGCGCGGCGATGGCAATATCAATCGTTTCCTGCTTCCACCGGGGCAGATCGCGGTTTCGCAAGCGACCGCAGATGCCCTCCAAGGGCAATCGCTGCCGCCCCTTGATATCGTCAAGGATATTCCTTTTGCAACCGGGTTTACCGATATCGGCAGGGCGCAAGCCTTGCTGGCAAAACGCGATGGGTTGACCCGGTTGATCGTCTCGCCGGAACAGCCGATTTCGCAACAGCAACTGGCGGTATTGGCGCCTGAGCTGCGCTTGAAATCCCCTGATGGCGAAGGGGATCTTGCACGATTAACGGACAGTTTTCATCTCAACCTGACGGCCTTCGGACTGCTGTCTTTCGTGGTCGGACTGTTCATCGTCTATGCCGCGGTGCGGCTGGCTTTCGAACAGAGACGGCCCACCTTTCGCACACTTCGATCTCTCGGTCTCTCGGCCAGCGCACTCATGCTCCTGCTTTTCCTGGAACTGCTGGTCTTTGCATTGGCTGCGGGCGTCGCGGGCGTGGCGCTTGGCTATGTCGTAGCCTCTGCCTTGCTGCCGGATGTGGCACTGACACTAAGGGGCCTTTACGGCGCCGATGTTCCTGGCACGCTGGCTTTTCGGCCCCAATGGTGGGCGACAGGCATCGGTATTGCCGTGGTCGGCACGCTGGCGTCCGCCGGGCAAAGCCTCTGGCAGGTCTGGCGCATGCCCTTGCTGGCCCCGGCCCAACCCCGCGCCTGGGCCATCGCATCGGAGCGTGCCTGGTTTCTCCAGGCGCTGGCGTCCGCCGTGCTATTTGCGGTGACGCTGATCTTGATGAAATTCGGCAATGGCTTGGTGGCTGGTTTTGCTACACTGGGAGCGCTTTTACTGGCCTCGGCTCTGGCCCTGCCAGTCATTCTGGTGCCTGTCCTTCGGTTAATGCAGGTGCTGGCAAAACGACCGGTTTGGCAATGGTTCTGGGCCGATACCCGCCAGCAATTGCCCAGCCTTTCCCTAGCTTTGATGGCGCTTCTTCTGGCGTTATCGGCAAATGTCGGGGTTGGAACCATGGTGTCCAGCTTTCGTCTGACCTTTGTCGGCTGGCTCGATCAAAGACTGGCCGCTGAGCTTTACGTGACGGCGCGCAACGATGGCGAGACCGAGCGTTTGCAGGCCTGGCTTGCCCCTCGGGTGAAGGCTGTGCTGCCGATCTGGAATACGCAAGGAGAGGTCGGCAGCAAGACAGTTGTCATTCATGGCGTGGTCGATGATGCGACCTACCGCGATCACTGGCCGATGCTTGCCGCCACGCCGGATGTCTGGGACAGGTTAGCCCTAGGTGAAGGGGCCTTGATCAATGAACAGATGATGCGCCGCGAGGGCTTGGCGGTGGGTGATGAGATCACGCTGCCCGGTGGCTGGAAGCCCCGTATTCTCGGTGTCTATTCCGATTATGGCAATCCCAATGAGGATGTGATCGTCGCTCAATCGGAATTGGTCAGCCGTTTTTCCGATCTTTCGCGGTTGCGGTTCGGGCTGCGGATACGGCCAGAACAGACCAGCGCCCTGCGTGAGGCTTTAATGACTGAATTCGGCTTGCCGCCCGACAACGTCGTGGATCAGGCGGTGATCAAGGCGCGATCACTGGCGATTTTCGAAAAGACCTTCGCCGTTACAGCCGCTCTCAATGTGTTGACGCTGGGGGTCGCGGGGCTTGCGATGTTTGCCAGCCTCATGACACTGTCAGGCATGAGGCTGCCCCAGATCGCTCCGGTCTGGGCAATGGGTCTGACCCGTCGCGCGATAACCGGGTTGGAACTTGCCCGTACTCTTATCCTCGCAGGCTTTACACTCGTTGCCGCGCTGCCTGTGGGACTTGGACTGGCCTGGGTTTTGTTGGCTGTGGTCAATGTCGAGGCCTTTGGTTGGCGCTTGCCAATGCATGTGTTTCCAGTCCAGTGGCTATGGTTGGGAGGGTTTGCACTGTTGGCCTCGCTGCTCTCGGCACTGATCCCACTTGCTGGTATTGCCCGATTGAAGCCATCGGATTTATTGAAAGTCTTTGCCAATGAACGCTAA
- a CDS encoding ABC transporter ATP-binding protein: MVLVLDAVKKTYRTSEGPLEVLKGVSLTLAAGRTMALTGESGSGKSTLLHLAGGLDSADAGKLCVDGEDIDALDDKGRARLRRGTVGLIFQQFNLIPSLDVRANLAFHARLGERYDGRWQTELTERLGLSALLTRYPEQLSGGQQQRVAIGRTLAVRPKLVLADEPTGNLDEETGNAVMALMLSLVRETGAALLMVTHSPRLAVMLDENLHLRAGRVA, from the coding sequence ATGGTGCTGGTACTGGATGCAGTAAAAAAAACATACCGCACATCGGAAGGTCCTTTGGAGGTTCTCAAAGGTGTCAGCCTGACCCTGGCCGCAGGGCGAACCATGGCATTGACTGGGGAATCCGGCAGCGGAAAAAGTACATTGCTTCATCTGGCGGGCGGGCTGGACAGCGCCGATGCCGGGAAGCTTTGCGTGGATGGGGAAGATATCGATGCGCTCGATGATAAAGGTCGCGCCCGGTTGCGGCGTGGCACAGTCGGGTTGATTTTTCAGCAGTTCAACCTGATCCCTTCGCTGGATGTACGAGCCAACCTGGCCTTTCATGCTCGGCTGGGTGAGCGTTACGATGGCCGATGGCAGACGGAATTGACGGAACGTTTGGGGCTTTCTGCGCTTCTGACGCGCTATCCCGAGCAACTCTCCGGCGGCCAGCAACAGCGTGTCGCCATCGGTCGGACACTTGCTGTCCGGCCAAAACTGGTTCTGGCCGATGAGCCGACGGGCAATCTTGATGAAGAGACAGGCAATGCGGTTATGGCCTTGATGCTATCCCTGGTACGGGAGACGGGGGCAGCCCTGTTGATGGTGACACATTCCCCTCGGTTGGCTGTCATGCTGGATGAAAACCTGCATTTGCGTGCCGGGCGGGTGGCCTGA
- a CDS encoding DNA-3-methyladenine glycosylase, producing MIEFNSSAVDIARDLIGAELFVDGVGGMIVETEAYERDDPASHSFRGLTPRNNSMFGPAGHVYVYRSYGIHWCLNIVCRPGSAVLIRALAPSHGLDVMQARRGNVAPRFLCAGPGRLAQALGITVQHNGLPLALPPFQLEPAKICPSVVIGPRIGITKAVDHPWRFGLAGSKFLSKPFPAVL from the coding sequence ATGATTGAGTTCAACAGCAGTGCTGTCGATATTGCCCGCGACCTTATCGGCGCTGAGCTTTTCGTGGACGGTGTCGGCGGCATGATCGTCGAAACCGAGGCCTATGAACGCGATGATCCGGCATCCCATAGCTTTCGAGGACTCACACCGCGCAATAATTCGATGTTTGGTCCAGCCGGACATGTCTATGTCTACCGTTCCTACGGCATCCACTGGTGCTTGAATATCGTTTGCCGGCCCGGCAGTGCGGTTTTGATCCGGGCGCTCGCGCCAAGCCACGGCTTGGATGTCATGCAAGCGCGGCGTGGCAACGTGGCGCCACGTTTTCTATGCGCCGGGCCGGGCCGTCTGGCCCAGGCTTTGGGCATCACCGTTCAACACAATGGCTTGCCTCTCGCCTTGCCACCATTTCAGCTTGAGCCTGCCAAAATCTGTCCAAGCGTGGTGATCGGTCCTCGCATTGGCATTACCAAAGCGGTCGATCACCCCTGGCGCTTTGGTTTGGCGGGGTCTAAATTTCTAAGCAAGCCTTTTCCTGCTGTCCTCTAG
- a CDS encoding PilZ domain-containing protein has protein sequence MENKRRDHRVRTLQAARIILKNGFSTFSCTVKNISSGGAKLAGDNFVNVPDEFDLLMDGGRKVHCVVRWRKITEIGVEFA, from the coding sequence ATGGAGAATAAGCGTAGAGATCATCGTGTCCGAACCTTACAAGCGGCGCGCATAATCTTGAAAAACGGGTTTTCGACCTTTAGCTGCACCGTCAAGAATATTTCGTCCGGTGGCGCGAAGCTGGCTGGAGATAATTTTGTCAATGTTCCCGATGAATTCGATTTACTGATGGATGGCGGGCGCAAGGTCCATTGTGTCGTCCGGTGGCGGAAGATAACGGAAATCGGCGTGGAATTCGCCTGA